In a genomic window of Rhopalosiphum maidis isolate BTI-1 chromosome 4, ASM367621v3, whole genome shotgun sequence:
- the LOC113548116 gene encoding proteasome subunit beta type-3-like, translated as MSIMDYNGGALIGMKGKDCVAIATDKRFGIQAQTVSLDFTKVFQINPHTYMGFPGLATDIFTVYEKIMFRKRLYELKENRKISPKALASLVSNLLYENRFSPFFVEPMIVALDEVTLEPYMCDMDLIGCVNKSDNFVVGGTSSSQLYGLCEALWEPDMEEDQLFETISQALVSACNRDAISGWGAKVYIIKKDKIIVRDIKTRMD; from the exons ATG agTATCATGGACTATAACGGTGGTGCCTTAATTGGTATGAAAGGCAAGGACTGTGTTGCTATTGCAACTGATAAGCGATTTGGTATACAAGCCCAAACAGTGTCTCTTGATTTTACA aaagtttttcaaataaatcctCACACATATATGGGATTTCCTGGCTTAGCTACAGATATATTTACTGTGTACGAGAAAATTATGTTCAGGAAAAGGTTATACGAGTTAAAAGAGAATCGGAAAATTTCTCCTAAAGCACTAGCATCTTTGGTCTCCAATCTGTTGTATGAAAAcag ATTTTCACCATTTTTTGTTGAACCAATGATTGTTGCTTTAGATGAAGTGACATTAGAACCATATATGTGTGATATGGATTTAATTGGTTGCGTAAATAAGTCTGATAACTTTGTGGTTGGAGGTACTAGTTCAAGCCAATTATATGGTCTTTGTGAAGCTCTTTGGGAGCCTGATATGGAAGAAGATCAACTATTTGAAACAATCTCGCAAGCTTTGGTTAGTGCTTGCAATCGTGATGCCATTTCTGGTTGGGGTGCAAAGGTTTACATTAT taaaaaagacAAGATAATTGTGCGTGATATCAAGACACGAATGGATTAG